In Dolichospermum flos-aquae CCAP 1403/13F, the following proteins share a genomic window:
- a CDS encoding HEAT repeat domain-containing protein has protein sequence MQERQKLTTNPLTCAEGVTFNLPDIYIEMGLVERKKQPKHNHNQDISPEKGSALYQETEITQKYEHNEFLTQVFHKKDTKKSQGKRIAIIGEPGAGKTTLLQKIADYLSKKNSESIIIWVSLAELENGKLKDYLDEIWLRNAVERSKISEITKDIKDDFIGQFNQDKVWLLLDGLDEMSTNSSNILTDIARQIREGGYINQARIVLTCRLNLWDGGNNQLSNFDTYRNLDFSYPEQVEQFINNWFTFQKKAEAGRKLFNTLKEPGRERIQDLVKNPLRLTLLCLNWQGREAKLPDTQAEFYQQLVDNFNGWKQDEFAQISETQRQELITDLGKLAREAIDRETSRFRLLDGFVKKFLGDDKLTLALKLGWLNKIGMDIKGKPVYAFFHTSFQEYFAAIAINDWDFFLPKTHKNKPIEAQKYRIFEPQWKQTILLWLGRPEENLRTQKEQFIEALIEFKDGCGKYQGKGFYGYRAYFLAAGGIAEFKHCSQADKIVKQIINWKFDNSVSNIHDQADVALQETDRQKAIAALIKLINTSQDEGIRHQATESLGKIGVGNPVAIAALIKLINTSQDEGIRRQAVVNLGKIGGGNTDAITAFVESIKILQVQEYFTHRFVAESLENIGIGNVDAIAALVKLIETSKDQFIRVCAALSLGKIHPDNPVAIAALVELINTSQDDNIRKLAAANLEQIGVGNPVVIAAFVKIINTSQDEGIRWRAAQSLWKIGVGNPDEIPALVELIKTSKDRVIRSYVALSLRKMGVGNPVVIAALVELINTSQDSWYTRSWAAESLGIIDPGNPVAIAALVELTNTLPDAFIRGIVAESLGKIGVGNAEAITALVKLINTSQDEQTLRNASESLGKIDPGNAEAIAALVKLINTSQDIFIRNYVTESLGKIGIGNPVAIAALVKLINTSQDEETHIWAAYNLDEIDPGNADAIAALVKLINTSQDNKTLRLAAYNLYEIDPGNAEAIAALVELINTSQDGGIRRLAADSLGKIGVGDQPMVIKAISGYQLTNEHYQLIGKIAQNMLYPEFYQTWHQPSSFTRLFRTVKSIFYSISKR, from the coding sequence TTGCAAGAACGGCAAAAATTAACCACAAATCCCCTTACTTGCGCTGAGGGGGTAACTTTTAATTTGCCAGATATTTATATAGAAATGGGTTTAGTAGAACGGAAAAAACAACCCAAACACAATCATAATCAAGATATTTCTCCAGAAAAAGGTTCAGCACTTTATCAAGAGACAGAAATAACTCAAAAATATGAACATAATGAATTTTTAACCCAAGTTTTTCACAAGAAAGATACTAAAAAAAGTCAAGGTAAACGCATTGCAATTATTGGTGAACCGGGAGCGGGTAAAACTACATTACTACAAAAAATTGCTGATTATTTATCTAAGAAAAATTCAGAATCAATTATTATTTGGGTATCTTTAGCAGAGTTAGAAAATGGAAAATTAAAAGATTATTTAGATGAAATTTGGTTACGGAATGCTGTTGAGAGAAGTAAAATATCAGAAATTACAAAAGACATTAAAGATGATTTTATTGGCCAATTTAATCAAGACAAAGTATGGTTATTATTAGATGGTTTAGATGAAATGTCTACAAATTCTAGTAATATTTTAACAGATATTGCTCGACAAATTCGGGAAGGTGGATATATTAATCAAGCGCGAATTGTTTTAACTTGTCGGTTAAATTTATGGGATGGTGGTAACAATCAACTTTCTAATTTTGATACCTATAGAAATTTAGATTTTTCTTATCCTGAACAGGTAGAACAGTTTATTAATAACTGGTTTACTTTTCAAAAAAAAGCAGAAGCGGGTAGAAAGTTATTTAATACTTTAAAAGAACCTGGTAGAGAACGGATTCAAGATTTAGTTAAAAATCCTCTGCGGTTAACACTACTTTGTTTAAATTGGCAAGGAAGAGAGGCAAAATTACCAGATACACAAGCAGAATTTTATCAGCAATTAGTTGATAATTTTAACGGATGGAAACAAGATGAATTCGCGCAAATAAGCGAAACACAACGTCAAGAACTAATTACTGATCTAGGTAAATTAGCAAGGGAAGCAATAGATCGGGAAACCTCTCGTTTCCGCTTGCTGGATGGGTTCGTTAAAAAGTTTTTAGGTGATGATAAACTAACATTAGCCCTAAAATTAGGTTGGCTTAATAAGATTGGAATGGATATAAAGGGAAAACCTGTTTATGCTTTTTTCCATACCTCATTTCAAGAATATTTTGCAGCAATAGCAATTAATGATTGGGATTTCTTCTTACCGAAAACCCATAAAAATAAACCCATAGAAGCACAAAAATACCGCATTTTTGAACCTCAGTGGAAACAGACAATATTGCTGTGGTTAGGACGACCAGAAGAAAATCTAAGAACTCAAAAAGAACAGTTTATTGAGGCATTAATTGAGTTTAAAGATGGCTGTGGAAAATATCAGGGTAAAGGTTTTTATGGATATCGAGCCTATTTTTTAGCTGCTGGGGGCATAGCCGAATTTAAACATTGTTCTCAAGCAGATAAAATAGTCAAGCAGATTATTAATTGGAAATTCGATAATAGTGTTAGTAATATTCATGATCAAGCAGATGTAGCCCTACAAGAAACAGACCGGCAAAAAGCGATCGCTGCTTTAATAAAATTAATCAACACATCACAGGATGAGGGTATCCGTCATCAGGCGACTGAAAGCTTAGGGAAAATAGGCGTTGGTAATCCAGTTGCGATCGCTGCTTTAATAAAATTAATCAACACATCACAGGATGAGGGTATCCGTCGGCAGGCGGTTGTTAATTTGGGAAAAATAGGCGGTGGTAATACAGATGCAATTACTGCTTTCGTAGAGTCAATCAAGATATTACAAGTACAAGAATATTTCACCCATAGGTTCGTGGCTGAAAGCCTAGAAAATATAGGTATTGGTAATGTAGATGCGATCGCCGCTCTGGTAAAATTAATCGAGACATCAAAGGATCAGTTTATCCGTGTATGTGCGGCTCTTAGTTTAGGGAAAATACACCCTGATAATCCAGTTGCGATCGCAGCTTTGGTAGAATTAATCAATACGTCACAGGATGATAATATCCGTAAGTTGGCGGCCGCAAACTTAGAGCAAATAGGCGTTGGTAATCCGGTTGTGATCGCTGCTTTCGTGAAAATAATCAATACATCACAGGATGAGGGTATCCGTTGGCGGGCGGCTCAAAGCTTATGGAAAATAGGCGTTGGTAATCCAGATGAGATCCCTGCTTTGGTAGAATTAATCAAGACATCAAAGGATAGGGTTATCCGTAGTTATGTGGCTCTTAGCCTACGGAAAATGGGCGTTGGTAATCCAGTTGTGATCGCTGCGTTGGTAGAATTAATTAACACATCACAGGATTCGTGGTATACCCGTAGTTGGGCGGCTGAAAGCTTAGGAATAATAGACCCTGGTAATCCAGTTGCGATCGCTGCTTTGGTAGAATTAACTAACACATTACCAGATGCTTTCATCCGTGGAATTGTCGCTGAAAGCTTAGGGAAAATAGGAGTTGGTAATGCAGAAGCGATCACGGCTTTGGTAAAATTAATCAATACATCACAGGATGAGCAGACACTTAGGAACGCATCTGAAAGCTTAGGAAAAATAGACCCTGGTAATGCAGAAGCGATCGCTGCTTTGGTAAAATTAATCAATACATCACAGGATATTTTTATCCGTAATTATGTGACTGAAAGTTTAGGGAAAATAGGCATTGGTAATCCAGTGGCGATCGCTGCTTTGGTAAAATTAATTAACACATCACAAGATGAGGAGACCCATATATGGGCGGCTTATAACTTAGACGAAATAGATCCTGGTAATGCAGATGCGATCGCTGCTTTAGTAAAATTAATTAACACATCACAGGATAATAAGACCCTTAGGTTGGCAGCTTATAACTTATACGAAATAGACCCTGGTAATGCAGAAGCGATCGCTGCTTTGGTTGAATTAATCAACACATCACAGGATGGGGGTATCCGTAGGTTGGCGGCTGATAGCTTAGGGAAAATAGGCGTTGGTGATCAACCTATGGTAATTAAAGCCATAAGTGGTTATCAGCTAACTAATGAACATTATCAACTCATTGGGAAAATCGCCCAAAATATGCTTTATCCAGAATTTTATCAGACTTGGCATCAACCTTCCTCTTTTACTCGTTTATTCCGCACTGTCAAAAGCATTTTCTATAGTATTTCCAAGAGATAG
- a CDS encoding DUF427 domain-containing protein — MMKAIWNGAILAESNNTVVVENNHYFPADAINKQYFTDSSTHTTCPWKGVASYYSVEVNGQVNKDAAWYYPSTKEKAKNIEGYVAFWKGVKVEA, encoded by the coding sequence ATCATGAAAGCAATTTGGAATGGCGCTATTTTAGCCGAAAGCAATAATACCGTAGTTGTCGAAAACAATCATTATTTCCCTGCTGACGCTATTAACAAGCAATACTTTACAGACAGTAGCACTCATACCACTTGTCCCTGGAAAGGGGTTGCTAGTTACTACAGTGTCGAAGTTAATGGACAAGTTAACAAAGATGCAGCTTGGTATTATCCTAGCACTAAGGAAAAAGCTAAAAATATAGAAGGTTATGTTGCTTTCTGGAAAGGTGTAAAAGTCGAGGCTTAG
- a CDS encoding TOBE domain-containing protein, producing MPRKDQGWVTFQTSEEERKILEEFCQNSQRTKTEILRELVRGLNKYSAPSISLSTSQEKAETKHPEWEIVSPKKALKVSSRNVLKGVVKRVTTGSVNTEITLEIVHKVELTSMITRVSAEELELSEGTEAYAVIKSNDIVIAKD from the coding sequence ATGCCAAGAAAAGACCAGGGTTGGGTGACATTTCAAACATCCGAAGAAGAACGCAAGATATTAGAAGAATTTTGTCAAAACTCCCAGCGGACTAAAACTGAGATTTTGCGGGAATTAGTGCGGGGACTTAATAAATATTCAGCACCGTCCATATCATTATCAACTTCACAGGAAAAAGCAGAAACTAAGCATCCTGAATGGGAAATTGTTAGTCCCAAAAAAGCATTAAAAGTGAGTTCGCGTAATGTTTTGAAAGGAGTAGTGAAACGAGTCACAACTGGAAGTGTAAATACAGAAATAACTCTAGAAATTGTTCACAAAGTTGAGTTAACTTCCATGATTACTAGAGTTTCCGCTGAAGAATTAGAATTATCTGAAGGTACAGAAGCCTATGCTGTGATTAAATCTAATGATATTGTGATTGCCAAAGATTAG
- the hisA gene encoding 1-(5-phosphoribosyl)-5-[(5-phosphoribosylamino)methylideneamino]imidazole-4-carboxamide isomerase: MEVIPAIDLLEGRCVRLYKGDYERSQVFSENPVEVAKMWADQGATRLHLVDLDGAKAGKIVNLAAIEAIRNNLDIPIEVGGGLRDRSSVVQLFNLGVNWAILGTVAVEQPQLVQELCQEFPQQIIIGIDARNGLVATRGWLETSTVLATQLAVQMQELGAAAIIYTDINRDGTLEGPNLDALRELAAAISIPVIASGGVSSVTDLLSLLALEPQGVTGVIVGKALYTGDILLKEGLQAIGPGRLQDIPPDFGISSIA; the protein is encoded by the coding sequence ATGGAAGTAATCCCCGCAATTGATTTACTAGAAGGTCGCTGTGTGCGACTATATAAAGGAGACTACGAGCGATCGCAAGTATTCAGCGAAAACCCCGTTGAAGTAGCGAAAATGTGGGCAGACCAAGGCGCGACAAGACTACATTTAGTTGATTTAGACGGCGCAAAAGCTGGGAAAATCGTCAACTTAGCCGCCATTGAAGCCATTAGAAATAATCTTGATATACCCATTGAAGTTGGGGGCGGATTGCGCGATCGCTCCAGTGTTGTACAATTATTCAACTTGGGTGTAAATTGGGCAATTCTCGGCACTGTCGCCGTCGAACAACCTCAATTAGTCCAAGAACTTTGTCAAGAATTTCCCCAACAAATTATTATTGGCATAGATGCCCGTAACGGCTTAGTCGCAACTCGCGGTTGGTTAGAAACATCAACAGTATTAGCCACCCAACTAGCAGTACAGATGCAAGAACTAGGTGCAGCAGCCATCATTTACACTGATATCAACCGTGACGGCACACTAGAAGGACCCAACTTAGACGCATTACGAGAACTCGCAGCGGCAATTTCCATACCCGTAATTGCTTCCGGTGGCGTAAGTTCCGTCACCGATTTATTAAGTTTATTAGCTTTAGAACCCCAAGGTGTAACAGGTGTGATAGTTGGTAAAGCCTTGTATACTGGTGATATTCTCCTCAAAGAAGGATTACAAGCTATTGGTCCGGGAAGACTGCAAGATATACCACCAGATTTCGGTATTTCTAGCATTGCTTAA
- a CDS encoding DUF3593 domain-containing protein, which translates to MISKETLFALSLFPYLGFLWFISRVPQMPRLALYGFYGTLVFVAITIPAAIYAKVQYGEQLANVDWLHGSAEVFLTLANILLVLGFRQAVQELGNREQGTGNRE; encoded by the coding sequence ATGATATCAAAAGAAACCCTCTTTGCCCTCTCTCTCTTTCCCTATCTGGGTTTCTTGTGGTTTATTAGCCGCGTTCCCCAAATGCCACGTTTAGCACTATATGGATTTTACGGCACATTGGTATTTGTCGCCATCACCATCCCTGCCGCCATTTACGCCAAAGTCCAGTACGGAGAACAACTAGCCAATGTAGACTGGTTACATGGCAGTGCCGAAGTTTTTTTAACCCTTGCTAACATCTTACTAGTCTTAGGTTTTCGCCAAGCAGTACAGGAATTAGGGAACAGGGAACAGGGAACAGGAAACAGGGAATAG
- a CDS encoding DUF2499 domain-containing protein, with protein sequence MHALSIPTWIIHISSVIEWIAAIWLIWIYGELTENRSWWGLSFAMLPALISAMCACTWHYFDNSESLEWLVTLQATMTLVGNFTLWAAAYLIWRSTKSTSPIETQSIKSEQ encoded by the coding sequence ATGCACGCCCTTTCGATTCCCACCTGGATAATTCATATTTCTAGCGTCATTGAGTGGATAGCCGCAATTTGGCTAATTTGGATATACGGTGAACTTACAGAAAATCGGAGTTGGTGGGGATTGTCCTTTGCCATGTTACCAGCTTTAATTAGCGCAATGTGTGCTTGTACTTGGCATTATTTCGACAATTCCGAATCATTAGAATGGTTAGTCACCCTACAAGCTACCATGACATTAGTTGGTAACTTTACTCTCTGGGCAGCAGCTTATCTAATTTGGCGTTCTACCAAGTCTACAAGCCCCATTGAGACACAATCTATCAAATCAGAACAATGA
- the csaB gene encoding polysaccharide pyruvyl transferase CsaB: MGKMRVLLSGYYGKGNGGDEALLATLLQMLPLDVTPVVLSGNPEETHRRYGVECYNRMAIFSVLKALRSCDAFVWGGGSLIQDATSLISPFYYGGLMALAQVMGLKTVAWGQGIGPLLHFQTRWLAKGNFTGCTQVSVRDRSSSRLLSDWSIPHILAPDPVWALDSKPVPELVDLPKPRIAVTLRNHPQLTEKRLTNLTQALVNLQKETQSFILLLPFQKSEDLGIAEKIHTQLPDVSRVICSEDPQILKGVFRGVEMSIGMRLHSLIMAASEGSRCFALSYDPKVNRLMEDLEIPGWDLKDLPDDIHLISKSWINYYYHGESLSPHKIQSLINGAFLHRDLLKEALK; this comes from the coding sequence ATGGGGAAAATGCGGGTTTTATTGTCTGGGTATTACGGTAAGGGTAATGGTGGTGATGAAGCTTTGTTAGCCACACTTCTGCAAATGCTACCACTTGATGTTACTCCTGTGGTGCTTTCTGGAAATCCTGAAGAAACTCATCGGCGTTATGGTGTGGAATGTTACAACCGCATGGCGATTTTCTCAGTCTTAAAGGCTTTGCGTTCTTGTGATGCTTTTGTTTGGGGTGGTGGTAGTTTAATTCAAGATGCTACCAGTCTGATTAGCCCTTTTTATTATGGCGGATTGATGGCTTTAGCTCAAGTTATGGGTTTGAAAACTGTGGCTTGGGGACAGGGTATAGGTCCTTTGTTGCATTTCCAAACTCGTTGGTTAGCAAAGGGAAATTTTACAGGTTGTACTCAAGTGAGTGTGCGCGATCGCTCTAGTTCTCGGTTATTATCAGATTGGAGTATACCGCATATCCTTGCCCCTGACCCGGTTTGGGCGTTAGATTCAAAGCCAGTCCCAGAATTAGTAGATTTACCAAAACCCAGAATTGCAGTTACTTTAAGAAATCATCCTCAATTGACAGAAAAGCGGTTAACAAATTTAACTCAAGCTTTAGTTAATTTGCAGAAAGAAACCCAATCTTTTATTTTATTATTGCCATTTCAAAAAAGTGAAGATCTAGGAATTGCGGAAAAAATTCATACTCAATTACCAGATGTGAGTAGAGTTATTTGTTCCGAAGATCCACAAATTTTAAAAGGTGTATTTCGCGGTGTGGAAATGTCCATAGGAATGCGTCTCCATAGTTTAATTATGGCAGCAAGTGAAGGTTCACGTTGTTTTGCATTGAGTTATGATCCCAAAGTTAACCGATTAATGGAAGATTTAGAAATACCTGGTTGGGATTTAAAGGATTTACCAGATGATATACATTTAATTAGTAAAAGTTGGATTAATTATTATTATCATGGGGAATCTTTGTCACCTCATAAAATTCAATCTTTAATAAATGGAGCTTTTTTACATCGGGATTTGTTGAAGGAAGCTTTAAAATGA
- a CDS encoding YciE/YciF ferroxidase family protein: MVLVSERPGTKKITSLQQQFIYEMNIMYDAENRFLEAQQMMWQCCQNSKLKAVIEPHIPETEQHIENLKQVLSILGEQPQRITCDLAVGLISEGQRFALLAADNPKIIDLGLAEWHSKIEQLEIVCYRGLIKVAEQMGQNQVVQLLEQNLHQEEQTAQKLEQLMMQLVQEAKQTEAKATAKAR, from the coding sequence ATGGTTTTAGTTAGCGAGCGTCCAGGGACGAAAAAAATCACCAGCTTACAACAGCAGTTTATCTATGAAATGAACATCATGTACGATGCTGAAAATCGCTTCTTAGAAGCCCAGCAAATGATGTGGCAATGTTGTCAAAATAGTAAATTGAAAGCTGTGATTGAGCCACATATTCCAGAAACTGAACAGCATATCGAAAACCTGAAACAGGTTTTATCTATTTTAGGAGAGCAACCACAACGAATTACCTGTGATCTTGCGGTTGGTTTAATTAGTGAAGGTCAAAGATTTGCCCTTTTAGCTGCCGATAATCCCAAAATTATCGACTTAGGATTGGCAGAATGGCATAGTAAGATTGAACAATTGGAAATAGTTTGTTATCGTGGTTTAATTAAGGTAGCGGAACAAATGGGACAAAACCAAGTTGTCCAGTTGTTAGAGCAAAACTTACACCAAGAAGAACAGACAGCACAAAAGCTGGAACAGTTGATGATGCAGTTAGTTCAAGAAGCGAAGCAAACTGAAGCTAAGGCTACTGCTAAAGCTCGTTAG
- a CDS encoding fasciclin domain-containing protein: MNANYSKLLTKITAIMGLMSIGLLTTIPSPAKEVRNPNSRPSIFNEPLYNRGKKPSETAPVTTPTQPETEVPTVKPTPTAPLTETKPTKNLVVLANENGSFTILIKALAAAGLTDTLQGDGPFTIFAPTDAGFKELPADALRDLLKPENKEVLVKILTYHVVPGKVLSTELKSGEVKSVEGGAINVKVDPKAGVSVNDAKVTQADIQGKNGVIHAIDKVILPPDL; encoded by the coding sequence ATGAACGCTAATTACAGCAAATTATTGACCAAAATTACTGCAATCATGGGATTAATGAGTATCGGTCTTTTGACTACTATCCCATCTCCAGCGAAAGAAGTCCGCAATCCCAATTCCAGACCAAGTATTTTCAACGAACCGCTCTACAATCGTGGTAAAAAGCCCAGTGAAACTGCACCAGTTACCACACCCACACAGCCAGAAACAGAAGTTCCCACTGTTAAACCCACCCCAACAGCACCTCTAACCGAAACAAAACCAACTAAAAATTTAGTAGTTTTGGCCAATGAGAATGGATCTTTTACAATCCTTATTAAAGCTTTAGCAGCAGCAGGACTGACAGATACTTTACAGGGAGATGGTCCTTTTACCATTTTTGCTCCCACAGATGCAGGATTTAAAGAATTACCAGCAGACGCATTAAGGGATTTATTGAAGCCAGAAAATAAGGAAGTATTGGTGAAAATTTTAACCTATCATGTAGTCCCAGGTAAGGTACTCTCCACTGAATTAAAATCTGGGGAAGTAAAAAGCGTAGAAGGGGGTGCTATTAATGTTAAAGTTGATCCAAAAGCAGGTGTAAGTGTCAATGATGCCAAGGTAACTCAGGCAGATATCCAAGGTAAGAATGGTGTTATTCATGCAATTGATAAAGTGATCCTGCCTCCTGATTTATAG
- a CDS encoding glutathione S-transferase family protein, which translates to MLELYQWELSQFSEKVRLLLDYKGLEYRKIEVAPGIGQLELFRLTGQKQVPVLKDGNRYIADSTEIAKYLDSEYPDRLLIPIDPKKRALTLLLEDWADESIGAKGRKALFAAISQDQSFRKSLLPVSTPDILRSVIEGVPGDFLSALGFGVGFTPDVVNAAVTSLKQDLDIITQLLVGSPYLTGDEPTLADLTVASLSMLLKFPDGAYLDLPVSLRGKGLSSIANNPDYEAFFAWRDRIYSQFRKPLPGITPPGGNSPTSIQID; encoded by the coding sequence ATGCTAGAACTATATCAGTGGGAACTATCTCAATTTTCCGAAAAAGTTCGTTTACTCTTAGATTATAAAGGACTGGAGTATCGCAAAATCGAAGTTGCACCAGGCATTGGCCAGTTAGAATTATTTCGCTTGACTGGACAAAAACAAGTTCCAGTGTTAAAAGATGGCAATAGATATATTGCTGATTCTACAGAAATCGCTAAATATTTAGATTCAGAATACCCAGATCGTCTGCTGATACCGATAGATCCCAAAAAACGCGCTTTGACTTTATTATTGGAAGATTGGGCTGATGAGTCAATCGGTGCTAAAGGTAGAAAGGCTCTATTTGCAGCTATTAGTCAAGATCAGAGTTTTCGTAAGTCGTTGTTACCAGTTTCCACTCCAGATATTCTCAGAAGTGTTATCGAAGGTGTTCCTGGTGATTTTCTGTCAGCGCTGGGTTTTGGTGTCGGTTTTACACCAGATGTGGTAAATGCGGCTGTTACTAGCTTAAAACAAGATTTGGATATTATTACCCAATTGTTGGTAGGTAGTCCTTATTTAACAGGTGATGAACCAACTTTAGCTGATTTAACAGTTGCTAGTTTATCAATGCTTTTGAAGTTTCCCGATGGTGCTTATTTGGATTTACCAGTATCTCTGAGAGGGAAAGGATTGTCCAGCATAGCCAATAATCCTGATTATGAAGCATTTTTTGCTTGGCGCGATCGCATCTATTCACAATTTAGAAAACCATTACCAGGAATCACACCACCCGGAGGAAATTCACCAACAAGTATTCAAATTGACTAA
- a CDS encoding helicase HerA domain-containing protein: MSLGLPLGSVIEGSLTGGLEVRLHPDISVEDMRVGKFLVVQGMRSRFFCMLTDVSLGMANDRITASPPNWDDSFLREVLAGSGTYGMINLAPMLMFTPESPASGFSSNGKSPNSFIPSSTGLASFQPQTSTTMELLPVKTIPSHFSQVYEAKEEDFRKVFGWEDDPQRKNFSIGKPLDMDVPVCIDLNRFVERSNGIFGKSGTGKSFLTRLILAGVIRKNAAVNLIFDMHSEYGWEAVAEGKNVNTVKGLKQLFPGQVEVYTLDPDSTKRRGVRDAQELYLSYEQVEVEDIKLCNRDLGLSEAALDNANILFTELGKSWIIKLLNMSNEDIEMFCDEKRGHKGSIMALQRKLFRLDSLKYMRSACPQNYIKNIVQCLEAGKNVVIEFGSQSNMLSYMLVTNMITRRIHEHYVKKADKFLQSKNPLDRPTPLMITIEEAHRFLDPGVVQSTIFGTIARELRKYFVTLLVVDQRPSGIDNEVMSQIGTRITALLNDEKDIDAIFTGVSGAGGLRSVLAKLDSKQQALILGHAVPMPVVVRTRPYDSTFYAEIGAIAWEEKTDEEVFTAAELAKADLGF; this comes from the coding sequence ATGAGTTTGGGATTACCATTAGGTTCAGTTATTGAAGGTTCTCTGACTGGAGGTTTAGAAGTCAGATTACACCCAGATATCTCTGTAGAAGATATGCGGGTAGGTAAATTTCTCGTGGTACAGGGAATGCGATCGCGCTTTTTCTGTATGCTAACAGATGTATCCTTGGGTATGGCAAATGACCGCATTACAGCTAGTCCTCCCAATTGGGATGATAGTTTCTTGCGCGAAGTATTAGCCGGTAGCGGTACTTATGGGATGATCAACCTAGCACCCATGCTGATGTTTACCCCTGAATCTCCAGCATCTGGCTTTTCTAGTAATGGTAAATCCCCTAATTCTTTCATACCATCGTCTACGGGTTTAGCATCCTTTCAACCCCAAACCAGTACGACGATGGAATTATTACCTGTTAAAACTATTCCTAGTCACTTTAGCCAAGTTTACGAAGCTAAGGAAGAGGATTTTCGGAAAGTTTTTGGCTGGGAAGATGATCCTCAACGCAAAAACTTTTCTATCGGTAAACCCTTAGATATGGATGTGCCAGTTTGCATTGATTTAAACCGCTTTGTGGAACGGAGTAACGGGATTTTTGGGAAATCGGGAACTGGAAAATCTTTCCTGACGCGCTTGATTTTAGCTGGTGTAATTCGTAAGAATGCTGCTGTCAACTTGATTTTTGATATGCACTCAGAATATGGTTGGGAAGCAGTCGCAGAAGGAAAAAACGTCAACACTGTTAAAGGCTTAAAACAGTTATTTCCCGGACAAGTTGAGGTTTACACACTTGATCCAGATTCAACAAAGCGTCGAGGTGTTCGGGACGCACAAGAACTATATCTCAGCTATGAACAGGTTGAAGTTGAAGATATTAAATTGTGTAATCGTGATTTAGGACTTTCTGAAGCGGCTTTAGATAATGCCAATATCCTCTTTACAGAGTTGGGTAAATCTTGGATTATTAAGTTACTAAATATGAGTAACGAAGATATTGAGATGTTTTGTGACGAAAAACGCGGACACAAAGGCTCAATTATGGCATTACAGCGGAAACTTTTTCGCTTAGATAGTTTAAAGTATATGCGTAGTGCTTGTCCGCAAAATTATATTAAAAACATCGTCCAATGTCTAGAAGCTGGAAAAAACGTAGTTATTGAATTTGGTTCCCAGTCAAATATGCTTTCATATATGTTGGTGACAAATATGATCACCAGACGGATACATGAGCATTATGTCAAAAAAGCTGATAAATTTCTCCAAAGTAAAAATCCTTTAGATCGGCCGACACCATTAATGATTACAATAGAGGAAGCGCACCGCTTTCTTGACCCAGGAGTTGTCCAAAGTACGATTTTTGGAACTATTGCTAGAGAACTGCGAAAATATTTTGTCACGCTTTTGGTAGTTGATCAACGTCCATCAGGCATAGATAATGAAGTCATGTCCCAGATCGGGACTCGGATCACCGCTTTGCTCAATGATGAAAAAGATATTGATGCTATTTTTACGGGTGTATCTGGTGCGGGTGGTTTACGCTCAGTCTTAGCTAAGTTAGACTCTAAACAACAGGCCTTAATTTTAGGTCATGCTGTTCCTATGCCAGTGGTTGTGCGGACTCGTCCCTATGATTCCACATTCTACGCCGAAATTGGCGCGATCGCTTGGGAAGAAAAAACAGACGAGGAAGTATTTACCGCTGCTGAACTAGCAAAAGCAGACTTAGGTTTCTAG